The following coding sequences lie in one Arthrobacter sp. PGP41 genomic window:
- a CDS encoding glycosyl transferase family 9 has translation MSSHSLTLPSPAPAAARKRRLLEILGALAIAGTYVYLVLNQPADITGGPGSASALIALSGFLVGAVLLIVAVLPTLPASTVVLIPVALVLNIVLGQFVGSTLVPFYLDTIGTVLIAVLAGPAAGAATGALSSIVWSFFNPTVLPFAAGAALIGCLAGLAARHGMFRRFYLAPVAGFATGIIGGVVSAPVAAFVFGGTSGVATGAIVSAFRAMGDTLLAAITKQALISDPMDKAIVFTVVALLAYALPRRARLQFPFIRRHRVLAGKMPEQSS, from the coding sequence ATGTCATCGCATTCCCTGACGTTGCCGTCCCCGGCGCCCGCCGCCGCCCGCAAGCGCCGGCTGCTGGAAATCCTCGGCGCCCTGGCCATCGCCGGCACCTACGTCTACCTGGTGCTGAACCAGCCTGCAGACATCACCGGGGGACCGGGCAGCGCGTCCGCCTTGATCGCCCTTTCCGGCTTCCTCGTCGGCGCCGTGCTGCTGATTGTCGCCGTCCTGCCTACGCTGCCGGCCTCCACTGTGGTGCTGATCCCCGTGGCACTGGTGCTGAACATTGTGCTTGGCCAGTTCGTCGGCAGCACCCTGGTCCCGTTCTACCTTGACACCATCGGCACGGTCCTCATCGCGGTGCTGGCCGGCCCGGCGGCGGGTGCGGCGACCGGTGCGCTGAGCAGCATTGTCTGGTCCTTCTTCAACCCCACCGTGCTGCCGTTCGCCGCCGGGGCCGCACTGATCGGCTGCCTTGCCGGCCTCGCCGCCCGCCATGGAATGTTCCGCCGCTTCTACCTCGCCCCCGTAGCAGGGTTTGCCACCGGCATCATCGGCGGCGTGGTGTCCGCGCCGGTGGCGGCTTTCGTCTTTGGCGGTACTTCCGGAGTGGCCACCGGTGCCATCGTCAGTGCCTTCCGCGCCATGGGCGACACCCTCCTGGCCGCCATCACCAAACAGGCGCTCATCTCCGACCCCATGGACAAAGCGATAGTGTTCACCGTGGTGGCCCTCCTGGCCTACGCGCTTCCGCGCCGCGCGCGGCTGCAGTTCCCGTTCATCCGCCGGCACCGCGTGCTGGCCGGCAAGATGCCTGAACAGAGTTCCTGA
- a CDS encoding energy-coupling factor transporter transmembrane component T produces MRLHPLTSLAAAGSTAAITTAAASLPLSLAVVAAAAVVSARAGTARRTLPAAAAVLVPLGLSLLVMHGLFFPEGRTVLAQWGPARVTTEGLSFAVERAAQLGAAVLALLVFSFSVSVPDLVAALSARGVQGRFAFVLASTLTLLPAITSRAEGIRQAQESRGLVIRRGLLHRVAAFRRQAVPLVLSLVEDAGTRAAALESRGFSNPGPRTTYRDVPDSQLQHVLRVGLLVAASAAVALRLWLSAVGT; encoded by the coding sequence ATGCGCCTCCACCCGCTGACCTCGCTGGCAGCCGCCGGCAGCACGGCGGCCATTACGACGGCGGCAGCCAGTTTGCCGCTGTCCCTCGCCGTCGTGGCCGCGGCCGCCGTCGTGTCGGCCCGCGCGGGCACGGCGCGCAGGACGCTTCCGGCCGCCGCTGCTGTCCTGGTCCCGCTGGGGCTGTCACTGCTGGTCATGCATGGGCTGTTCTTCCCTGAGGGGCGGACCGTCCTGGCGCAGTGGGGGCCGGCCCGCGTCACCACGGAGGGGCTTTCCTTTGCCGTGGAGCGGGCGGCACAGCTGGGGGCGGCAGTCCTTGCGCTCCTGGTCTTCTCCTTCAGTGTCAGCGTTCCGGACCTGGTGGCGGCGTTGTCCGCCCGCGGCGTCCAGGGCCGGTTCGCTTTCGTGCTGGCGTCCACCCTCACCCTGCTGCCGGCCATCACCTCCAGGGCGGAGGGGATCCGGCAGGCCCAGGAATCCCGCGGCCTGGTGATCCGGCGCGGGCTGCTGCACCGCGTGGCCGCCTTCCGCCGCCAGGCGGTCCCGCTGGTCCTGTCCCTGGTCGAGGACGCCGGTACCCGTGCAGCGGCGCTGGAGTCCCGTGGCTTCAGCAACCCGGGACCCCGGACCACCTACCGCGACGTGCCGGATTCCCAACTCCAGCATGTGCTCCGGGTTGGCCTGCTGGTGGCCGCCTCAGCGGCGGTTGCCCTCCGGCTTTGGCTTTCCGCGGTGGGAACCTAA
- a CDS encoding aconitate hydratase, with the protein MSTVDSFGSKGKLNVAGTEYEIFRLNSVEGAENLPFSLKVLLENLLRTEDGANITADHVRALAGWDPNAQPDTEIQFTPARVIMQDFTGVPCVVDLATMREAVKELGGDPKRVNPLAPAEMVIDHSVQIDAFGNSGALERNMEIEYQRNGERYQFLRWGQTAFDDFKVVPPGTGIVHQVNIEYLARTVMTREVDGALRAYPDTCVGTDSHTTMVNGLGVLGWGVGGIEAEAAMLGQPVSMLIPRVVGFKLSGSIPAGATATDVVLTITEMLRKHGVVGKFVEFYGEGVAAVPLANRATIGNMSPEFGSTAAMFPIDDVTLDYLRLTGRSEQNVALVEAYAKEQGLWHDASRDIKFSEYLELDLSTVVPSIAGPKRPQDRIELTEAKDEFRHDLKNYVSHDANAGTLDESLEESFPASDSPSFTAGATHISDTDREPPKYSAGHGAAGRISQPVPVKTADGREFELDHGAVTIASITSCTNTSNPSVMLAAAVLARNAVDKGLTSKPWVKTSVAPGSKVVTDYYEKSGLTPYLEKLGFYIVGYGCATCIGNSGPLEAEVSEAIQANDLAVAAVLSGNRNFEGRINPDVKMNYLASPPLVIAYALAGSMDFDFETDALGKDQAGNDVFLRDIWPNPVEVQQVIDSSIDKDMFARGYEGVFEGDARWKALDTPAGDTFAWDPNSTYVRKPPYFEGMQAQPEPVKDITGARVLLKLGDSVTTDHISPAGSFKSDTPAGQYLLANGVERKDFNSYGSRRGNHEVMIRGTFANIRIKNQILDGVEGGFTRDFTQEGGPQAYVYDAAQNYQAAGTPLVILAGKEYGSGSSRDWAAKGTALLGVKAVIAESYERIHRSNLIGMGVLPLQFPAGESAATLGLSGTETFSVEGVTALNEGTTPKTLKVTATAEDGTAKSFDAILRIDTPGEADYYRNGGILQYVLRQISVN; encoded by the coding sequence ATGAGCACTGTGGACAGCTTCGGTTCAAAAGGCAAACTTAATGTAGCCGGAACCGAATACGAAATTTTCCGGTTGAACTCCGTTGAAGGTGCAGAAAACCTTCCGTTCAGCCTCAAGGTATTGCTTGAAAACCTGTTGAGGACCGAGGACGGCGCGAACATCACTGCCGATCACGTCCGCGCCTTGGCAGGCTGGGATCCCAATGCCCAGCCCGATACAGAAATCCAGTTCACGCCTGCACGCGTGATCATGCAGGACTTCACCGGCGTCCCCTGCGTGGTGGACCTGGCGACGATGCGTGAAGCGGTCAAGGAACTGGGCGGCGACCCCAAGCGGGTGAACCCCCTGGCGCCTGCCGAGATGGTCATTGACCACTCGGTCCAGATCGATGCTTTCGGCAACTCCGGCGCACTGGAGCGCAACATGGAGATCGAATACCAGCGCAACGGGGAGCGTTACCAGTTCCTGCGCTGGGGCCAGACCGCGTTCGACGACTTCAAGGTGGTTCCCCCGGGAACCGGCATCGTCCACCAGGTCAACATCGAATACCTGGCACGCACCGTCATGACCCGTGAAGTTGACGGCGCGCTCCGTGCGTACCCGGATACCTGCGTGGGCACCGACTCGCACACCACCATGGTCAACGGCCTGGGCGTGCTCGGCTGGGGCGTTGGCGGCATCGAAGCCGAGGCCGCCATGCTGGGCCAGCCCGTCTCCATGCTGATCCCGCGTGTTGTGGGCTTCAAGCTGAGCGGTTCCATCCCGGCGGGCGCTACGGCAACCGACGTGGTGCTGACCATCACCGAGATGCTCCGCAAGCACGGCGTTGTGGGCAAGTTCGTGGAGTTCTACGGCGAAGGCGTGGCCGCTGTGCCGCTGGCCAACCGCGCCACCATCGGCAACATGAGCCCGGAGTTCGGTTCCACGGCCGCCATGTTCCCGATCGACGACGTCACCCTGGACTACCTGCGCCTCACCGGCCGCTCGGAGCAGAACGTCGCCCTCGTGGAGGCGTACGCGAAGGAGCAGGGGCTCTGGCACGATGCTTCCCGCGACATCAAGTTCTCCGAGTACCTGGAACTGGACCTGTCCACGGTTGTTCCGTCCATCGCAGGCCCCAAGCGCCCGCAGGACCGCATCGAATTGACCGAGGCCAAGGACGAGTTCCGCCACGACCTCAAGAACTACGTTTCCCACGATGCTAACGCCGGTACCCTGGACGAATCGCTGGAGGAGTCCTTCCCGGCCTCCGATTCGCCTTCCTTCACCGCCGGTGCCACGCACATCTCCGACACCGACCGGGAGCCCCCGAAGTACTCGGCAGGCCACGGGGCGGCGGGCCGGATCTCCCAGCCTGTGCCGGTCAAGACGGCTGACGGCCGCGAGTTCGAGCTGGACCACGGTGCCGTCACCATCGCCTCCATCACCTCCTGCACCAACACGTCCAACCCCTCGGTCATGCTGGCCGCCGCAGTCCTGGCGCGCAACGCCGTGGACAAGGGCCTGACGTCCAAGCCGTGGGTCAAGACCTCCGTAGCCCCCGGCTCGAAGGTTGTCACCGACTACTACGAGAAGTCCGGCCTGACCCCCTACCTGGAGAAGCTCGGCTTCTACATCGTGGGCTACGGCTGCGCCACCTGCATCGGCAACTCCGGCCCGCTGGAAGCTGAAGTTTCGGAAGCCATCCAGGCCAACGACCTCGCCGTTGCTGCTGTCCTCTCGGGCAACCGCAACTTCGAAGGCCGCATCAACCCGGACGTCAAGATGAACTATCTGGCCTCCCCGCCGCTGGTCATCGCCTACGCCCTGGCCGGTTCCATGGACTTCGACTTCGAAACGGACGCCCTGGGCAAGGACCAGGCCGGGAACGACGTCTTCCTCAGGGACATCTGGCCCAACCCGGTCGAGGTCCAGCAGGTCATCGACTCCTCGATCGACAAGGACATGTTCGCGAGGGGCTACGAAGGCGTCTTCGAGGGCGACGCCCGCTGGAAGGCGCTCGACACTCCCGCCGGCGACACCTTCGCCTGGGATCCGAACTCCACCTACGTCCGGAAGCCCCCGTACTTCGAGGGCATGCAGGCGCAGCCGGAGCCGGTCAAGGACATCACGGGCGCCCGCGTGCTCCTGAAGCTGGGCGATTCGGTCACCACCGACCACATCTCCCCGGCCGGTTCGTTCAAGTCCGACACCCCTGCCGGCCAGTACCTGCTGGCCAACGGCGTGGAGCGCAAGGATTTCAACTCCTACGGTTCCCGCCGCGGCAACCACGAGGTGATGATCCGCGGAACGTTCGCCAACATCCGCATCAAGAACCAGATCCTGGACGGCGTCGAAGGTGGCTTCACCCGCGACTTCACCCAGGAAGGCGGCCCGCAGGCCTACGTCTACGACGCCGCGCAGAACTACCAGGCAGCCGGCACCCCGCTGGTGATCCTGGCCGGCAAGGAATACGGTTCCGGTTCCTCCCGCGACTGGGCTGCAAAGGGTACCGCCCTGCTGGGCGTCAAGGCCGTCATCGCCGAGAGCTACGAGCGCATCCACCGCTCCAACCTCATCGGCATGGGCGTCCTGCCGCTGCAGTTCCCGGCCGGCGAGTCCGCTGCAACCCTGGGCCTTTCCGGCACGGAGACGTTCTCGGTCGAGGGCGTCACCGCCCTGAACGAGGGCACCACGCCCAAGACCCTCAAGGTCACCGCCACCGCTGAAGACGGCACCGCCAAGTCCTTCGACGCCATCCTGCGCATCGATACTCCGGGTGAAGCGGACTACTACCGGAACGGCGGCATCCTGCAGTACGTGCTGCGGCAGATCTCCGTCAACTAG
- a CDS encoding aldo/keto reductase encodes MTAYRRVGKSGLTVSTVGLGCNNLGRANTVTESQEATDAVVHAALDAGITLFDVADTYGREPGLSETMLGRALGSRRPDVVLATKFGMDMKGASGPDFGARGSRRYIIQAVEASLRRLGTDWIDLYQFHTPDPLTPIDETLSALDTLVTSGKVRYLGHSNRAGWQIAQAEYVARELGGARFISTQNHYNLLDRRAELEVTPAAEEFGLGVLPYFPLANGLLTGKYSPGHAPEGSRLSHTRTHLVHDADWDQLDRFSSFARDRDLNEIQVAFSWLAAQPSVASVIAGATRPEQVRQNAGAADWVPSDKDLAELDDIFPAAPKVALF; translated from the coding sequence GTGACCGCGTACCGCCGCGTCGGCAAATCCGGCCTGACCGTCTCCACCGTGGGCCTGGGCTGCAACAACCTTGGCCGCGCCAACACCGTCACCGAATCCCAGGAAGCCACGGACGCCGTCGTCCACGCCGCACTCGACGCCGGAATCACCCTGTTCGACGTCGCAGACACCTACGGCCGGGAACCCGGCCTCAGCGAGACGATGCTGGGCAGGGCCCTCGGCAGCCGGCGGCCCGACGTCGTCCTTGCCACCAAGTTCGGCATGGACATGAAAGGCGCGAGCGGGCCGGACTTCGGCGCCCGAGGCTCGCGCCGCTACATCATCCAAGCGGTGGAGGCGTCGCTGCGGCGGCTGGGCACCGACTGGATCGACCTCTACCAGTTCCACACCCCGGATCCGCTGACCCCGATTGACGAAACCCTGTCCGCACTCGACACACTCGTCACCAGCGGCAAGGTCCGCTACCTCGGGCACTCCAACCGCGCCGGCTGGCAGATCGCCCAGGCCGAGTACGTCGCCCGCGAACTCGGCGGCGCCCGCTTCATTTCAACCCAGAACCACTACAACCTCCTGGACCGCCGGGCGGAACTCGAGGTGACCCCGGCCGCCGAGGAGTTCGGACTGGGCGTCCTGCCGTACTTCCCCCTCGCCAACGGACTGCTGACCGGCAAGTACTCGCCCGGCCACGCCCCGGAGGGCTCCAGGCTCAGCCACACCCGCACGCACCTCGTCCACGACGCCGACTGGGACCAGCTGGACAGGTTCAGCAGCTTCGCCAGGGACCGCGACCTGAACGAAATCCAGGTTGCGTTCTCCTGGCTGGCGGCCCAGCCCTCGGTGGCCAGCGTCATCGCCGGAGCCACCCGGCCTGAGCAGGTGCGCCAGAACGCCGGAGCAGCGGACTGGGTTCCTTCTGACAAGGACCTTGCCGAGCTCGACGATATTTTCCCCGCAGCGCCCAAGGTGGCGCTCTTCTAG
- a CDS encoding class I SAM-dependent RNA methyltransferase, which translates to MANTETRPPLTGDAGREVVLDVGPVAHGGHCVARHEGRVIFVRHGIPGEKVRVRLTDAEEKAKFWRADVVEVLEASPDRVDHFWRLADSTRAWSHGHPPVGGAEFGHITLARQRSLKAEVLAEQLKRLAGVEQLPGGAGSVEAVGGTADGGDGLGWRTRAGFAVTPGGRLGMHAHRSTHIVPVREMPLASEAINNLRLWDVDLQGIERVEVAAPANGSRPLVLLAPGPGTKPKRLSAIAAQLPGEVSVATFDPATEAVQQLRGRTWVQESAAGHDYRVTGAGFWQIHRDAPGALVGAVTEFLRGGGFLHPGAVVADLYAGAGLFTAVLADAVGETGSVLSVEGAAGTSRDARKNLHGAPQVEIVQGRVERVLRQKPRSFDALILDPPRAGAGKAVVSQLVEARPRAIAYVSCDPASFARDVGYFRQAGWGLSGLRAFDLYPHTHHLETVALLAPLP; encoded by the coding sequence ATGGCAAACACAGAAACACGGCCGCCCCTGACCGGAGACGCAGGCAGGGAAGTAGTGCTCGACGTCGGTCCGGTGGCCCACGGCGGCCACTGCGTTGCCAGGCACGAGGGCCGGGTGATTTTCGTCCGGCACGGCATTCCCGGGGAAAAGGTGCGGGTGCGGCTGACGGATGCGGAGGAAAAGGCCAAATTCTGGCGGGCGGACGTCGTCGAGGTCCTTGAAGCCTCTCCGGACCGCGTGGACCACTTCTGGCGCCTGGCCGATTCAACGCGGGCCTGGAGCCACGGACACCCCCCGGTGGGCGGAGCCGAGTTCGGCCACATCACCCTCGCCCGCCAGCGCAGCCTCAAAGCGGAAGTGCTTGCCGAACAGCTCAAGCGGCTCGCCGGCGTCGAGCAGCTGCCCGGTGGGGCCGGGAGCGTGGAAGCCGTGGGCGGAACGGCCGACGGCGGGGACGGCCTTGGGTGGCGCACGCGCGCGGGCTTTGCGGTCACCCCCGGCGGCAGGCTGGGCATGCACGCGCACCGCTCCACGCACATCGTTCCGGTCCGGGAGATGCCGCTCGCTTCGGAGGCAATCAACAACCTGCGCCTCTGGGACGTCGACCTCCAGGGCATCGAGCGCGTGGAAGTGGCTGCACCGGCCAACGGCTCGCGTCCCCTGGTGCTGCTGGCGCCAGGACCGGGAACCAAGCCCAAACGGCTTAGCGCCATCGCAGCCCAACTGCCCGGCGAGGTGTCCGTAGCCACTTTCGACCCCGCTACTGAGGCCGTGCAGCAGCTTCGCGGCCGTACGTGGGTGCAGGAATCAGCGGCCGGGCACGACTACCGGGTCACCGGCGCAGGGTTCTGGCAGATCCACCGCGACGCGCCCGGGGCCCTTGTGGGGGCTGTCACAGAATTCCTCCGCGGCGGGGGCTTCCTCCACCCCGGGGCGGTTGTTGCCGACCTCTACGCGGGAGCCGGCCTCTTCACCGCAGTCCTGGCTGACGCGGTGGGGGAGACGGGGTCCGTCCTGTCCGTGGAAGGTGCCGCCGGAACCAGCCGGGATGCACGGAAGAACCTGCACGGGGCGCCCCAGGTGGAGATCGTCCAAGGCAGGGTGGAGCGCGTGCTCCGCCAGAAACCGCGGAGTTTTGACGCCCTGATCCTGGACCCGCCCCGGGCGGGGGCAGGGAAGGCAGTGGTGAGCCAGCTTGTTGAGGCCCGCCCCCGCGCCATTGCCTACGTGTCCTGTGATCCGGCGTCGTTCGCCCGGGACGTGGGGTACTTCCGCCAGGCGGGATGGGGGCTGTCAGGCCTCCGTGCCTTCGATCTCTATCCCCATACCCACCATCTGGAGACGGTGGCGCTGCTGGCGCCCCTTCCGTGA
- the dxs gene encoding 1-deoxy-D-xylulose-5-phosphate synthase produces MGILDTIRNPQDLNELSEEQLKELASEVREFLITNVSQTGGHLGPNLGVVELTLAVHRIFDSPRDSIVFDTGHQSYVHKLLTGRQDFSTLRQEGGLSGYPSRAESEHDIVESSHASSSLSWADGISRARQLTGEGDRHVVAVVGDGALTGGMAWEAINNIAADKKRRVVIVVNDNGRSYAPTVGGFADYLASLRPTIDSFRATPAYERALDWWKKKLQSGGPVGQFTYKSLHAMKKGIKDWWAPQGMFEDLGMKYIGPVDGHNLQAMEHALATAKHYAGPVIVHAMTEKGHGYAPARAHEADQFHAVGIIDPETGEPTGTAGAQSWTSVFADEIAAIADERKDVVGITGAMLIPVGLHKFAARHPDRVIDVGIAEQHALTSAAGMAFGGLHPVVAVYATFLNRAFDQLLMDVALHKAGVTIVLDRAGVTGPDGASHHGMWDMSMVQIVPGLHLAAPRDATRLREELREAVAVSDAPTVVRFSKGSVGAEVEALERLRDGVDVLARRPSGSTENDVLIISVGAMSELALDVANRLGAQGISSTVVDPRWVLPVPRSIIALASHHRLVICIEDGVRAGGVGSRIRQEMRAAGVDTALNEVGLPVEFLDHGTRGQILERVGLTAQQITHDVVAQVLGTKVPFARPLPGQQHPTTGSLPIL; encoded by the coding sequence TTGGGAATCTTGGACACCATCCGGAATCCGCAGGACCTGAACGAGTTGTCCGAAGAACAGCTGAAAGAGTTGGCTTCGGAGGTCAGGGAGTTCCTGATCACGAACGTCTCCCAGACCGGCGGCCACCTCGGACCAAACCTCGGCGTGGTGGAGCTGACACTTGCCGTGCACCGCATCTTCGATTCGCCCCGTGACAGCATCGTTTTTGACACCGGCCACCAGTCGTACGTCCACAAGCTCCTGACCGGGCGCCAGGACTTCAGCACCCTTCGCCAGGAAGGCGGCCTCTCCGGCTACCCGTCCCGCGCGGAGTCCGAACATGACATTGTGGAGAGTTCGCACGCCTCCTCTTCACTGTCGTGGGCCGACGGCATCTCCCGCGCCCGGCAGCTGACCGGCGAAGGCGACCGGCACGTCGTCGCCGTCGTAGGCGACGGTGCCCTCACCGGCGGCATGGCCTGGGAAGCCATCAACAACATCGCCGCGGACAAGAAGCGCCGCGTTGTCATTGTGGTCAATGACAACGGCAGGTCCTACGCTCCCACCGTGGGCGGCTTCGCCGACTACCTGGCCTCGCTGCGCCCCACCATCGACTCCTTCCGCGCCACCCCCGCCTACGAACGGGCGCTGGACTGGTGGAAGAAGAAGCTGCAGAGCGGCGGGCCCGTTGGCCAGTTCACCTACAAGAGCCTGCACGCCATGAAGAAGGGCATCAAGGACTGGTGGGCGCCGCAGGGGATGTTCGAGGACCTCGGCATGAAGTACATCGGCCCGGTGGACGGCCACAACCTCCAGGCGATGGAGCACGCCCTCGCCACGGCCAAGCACTACGCGGGCCCGGTGATCGTCCACGCCATGACCGAAAAGGGCCACGGCTACGCTCCTGCACGTGCCCATGAGGCTGACCAGTTCCACGCCGTCGGCATTATCGACCCCGAAACGGGCGAGCCCACCGGAACCGCCGGGGCCCAGTCCTGGACGTCCGTGTTTGCCGATGAGATCGCCGCCATCGCGGATGAGCGGAAGGACGTCGTGGGCATTACCGGCGCCATGCTCATCCCCGTGGGCCTGCACAAGTTCGCTGCCCGGCACCCGGACCGCGTGATCGACGTCGGAATCGCCGAACAGCACGCCCTCACCTCCGCTGCGGGAATGGCGTTCGGCGGCCTGCATCCGGTGGTCGCCGTCTACGCCACCTTCCTCAACCGGGCCTTCGACCAGCTCCTGATGGACGTGGCGCTGCACAAGGCAGGCGTCACCATCGTCCTGGACCGTGCCGGGGTCACCGGGCCGGACGGTGCCAGCCACCACGGCATGTGGGACATGTCCATGGTCCAGATCGTTCCCGGCCTCCATCTGGCGGCGCCGCGCGACGCCACCAGGCTGCGCGAGGAACTCCGCGAAGCTGTAGCCGTCAGCGACGCACCCACGGTGGTCCGCTTCTCCAAAGGCTCCGTTGGAGCCGAAGTGGAAGCGCTGGAACGGCTCCGTGACGGCGTGGACGTGCTGGCCCGCAGGCCCAGCGGCTCAACCGAGAACGATGTCCTGATCATCAGTGTGGGCGCCATGTCCGAACTCGCGCTGGATGTGGCCAACCGGCTTGGCGCGCAAGGCATCAGCTCCACGGTGGTGGACCCGCGCTGGGTCCTGCCCGTTCCGCGCTCCATCATTGCCCTGGCGTCCCACCACCGCCTGGTCATTTGCATCGAGGACGGCGTCCGTGCCGGCGGCGTCGGTTCACGGATCCGCCAGGAAATGCGCGCAGCAGGCGTGGACACCGCCCTGAACGAGGTGGGCCTGCCGGTCGAATTCCTGGACCACGGCACCCGCGGACAGATCCTCGAACGCGTGGGCCTGACCGCCCAGCAGATCACGCACGACGTCGTAGCGCAGGTTCTCGGGACCAAGGTCCCGTTTGCGCGTCCCCTGCCCGGACAACAGCACCCCACCACCGGCAGCCTTCCGATTCTGTGA
- a CDS encoding DUF402 domain-containing protein, translated as MREEDALKYPGAAGESGRPVHTTTTRVPAGLQPGQLVVARNRKWNGKAHWVVPGRYLGEDEHGWWIFQGTNEFCSRPGAAFYTKSDAVLLVPRSGDWVATFYDDAHPNGVRVYVDLAVGHEWTVIRPAVTEFHVIDMDLDVIRTEDRGVFIDDQDEFAEHSISMHYPDRLVADIQKAADQLYHAVKAQHAPFDGTDVAWFTKGRK; from the coding sequence GTGAGGGAAGAAGACGCACTGAAGTACCCGGGTGCAGCGGGGGAGTCCGGGCGGCCCGTGCACACCACTACCACGCGGGTTCCCGCCGGGCTGCAGCCTGGCCAGCTGGTAGTGGCCAGGAACAGGAAATGGAACGGCAAGGCGCACTGGGTAGTGCCGGGGCGCTACCTGGGCGAAGACGAACATGGGTGGTGGATCTTCCAGGGAACCAATGAGTTCTGCTCCAGGCCCGGTGCGGCGTTCTACACCAAATCCGACGCCGTGCTGCTGGTTCCGCGCTCCGGCGACTGGGTTGCCACGTTCTACGATGACGCCCACCCGAACGGGGTCCGGGTGTACGTGGACCTGGCCGTGGGCCACGAGTGGACCGTCATCCGGCCCGCCGTCACCGAGTTCCATGTGATCGACATGGACCTGGATGTCATCCGCACCGAAGACCGCGGCGTGTTCATCGACGACCAGGACGAGTTCGCCGAGCACAGTATCTCCATGCATTACCCGGACCGGCTGGTGGCGGACATCCAAAAGGCCGCAGACCAGCTTTACCATGCCGTCAAGGCGCAACACGCTCCGTTCGACGGCACTGACGTCGCATGGTTCACAAAGGGACGAAAATGA
- a CDS encoding nucleoside hydrolase, which translates to MTAFLLDVDTGIDDALALAYLAALPDTEFVSVTATPGNVDADQVARNTLALLELCGRPGVEVAVGARGPLAIPLLTTPETHGPQGIGYAVLPEPAGAVSARHAVDLWVDHARNRPGELTALITAPLTNFALALRQEPRLPELLAKVVIMGGSFYHQGNTTPTAEWNTHVDPHAAKEVYAAFRGQPLEKLPVVCSLDTTERIELHPAHVQQLAEAAGATVPELVLPGQPEGQRSTSDNVLIRHLSDALRFYFEFHRHYDQGYLAHVHDFFAAGVAAGTLEFQALPATVDVETGSPLLMGTTVADFRGLWGIPPNARVVTANQPEAAFRELVSAVGSMARRLG; encoded by the coding sequence ATGACCGCCTTCCTGCTGGATGTGGACACCGGCATCGACGACGCCCTGGCACTCGCGTACCTTGCCGCCCTCCCGGACACGGAGTTCGTCTCCGTCACCGCAACCCCCGGAAACGTGGACGCGGACCAGGTGGCCCGCAACACGCTGGCACTGCTGGAACTCTGCGGACGCCCCGGGGTGGAAGTGGCGGTCGGCGCGCGCGGACCGCTGGCCATACCGCTGCTGACCACGCCGGAAACGCACGGCCCGCAGGGCATCGGGTACGCGGTCCTGCCGGAACCTGCCGGCGCTGTGTCGGCGCGCCACGCCGTCGACCTGTGGGTTGACCACGCACGCAACCGGCCGGGGGAGCTCACGGCCCTGATCACAGCGCCCCTGACCAACTTCGCGCTGGCCCTGCGGCAGGAACCCCGGCTGCCCGAGCTGCTGGCAAAGGTGGTGATCATGGGCGGCAGCTTCTACCACCAGGGCAACACCACGCCCACGGCGGAGTGGAACACGCACGTGGATCCGCACGCGGCCAAGGAAGTCTATGCCGCCTTCCGCGGGCAGCCGCTGGAGAAACTGCCGGTCGTCTGCTCGCTGGACACCACTGAGCGGATCGAGCTGCACCCGGCGCACGTCCAGCAGCTGGCCGAGGCGGCCGGCGCGACAGTTCCCGAGCTGGTGCTGCCCGGCCAGCCCGAAGGACAGCGCAGCACCTCGGACAACGTGCTCATCAGGCACCTGTCCGATGCCCTGCGGTTCTACTTCGAATTCCACCGCCACTATGACCAGGGATACCTGGCCCATGTCCACGACTTCTTCGCCGCCGGTGTGGCCGCGGGCACCCTGGAGTTCCAGGCACTGCCCGCCACCGTCGACGTCGAGACCGGGTCTCCGCTCCTGATGGGCACCACCGTGGCGGACTTCCGGGGACTGTGGGGCATTCCGCCCAATGCCAGGGTGGTGACGGCGAACCAGCCTGAAGCCGCCTTCCGGGAACTGGTGTCCGCCGTCGGGAGCATGGCCCGGCGCCTGGGCTGA